One part of the Anopheles coustani chromosome 2, idAnoCousDA_361_x.2, whole genome shotgun sequence genome encodes these proteins:
- the LOC131265404 gene encoding uncharacterized protein LOC131265404, whose protein sequence is MKQEPVPEYSSVPIMRGREKLIRPRNKRKCKRRKITRAHKRFCSLNAHKDFATTSKQSSQDRQSRFKLQNVADFGHKYAQNVWIKTYERIVRWQNIHQINYWKLTAQRLKAENNRLQQQLLCKKVTPEYEKHTVRSTRFHLNNHNDPYGDTENEDSDDSVEVRRSCIGKTASTGNTNTEFDEDFLAFMEVSARHRFEYRKLKNQCIN, encoded by the exons ATGAAACAAGAACCCGTTCCTGAATATAGTTCAGTACCCATTATGAGAGGACGAGAGAAACTAATACGTCCTCGGAATAAACGTaaatgcaaaagaagaaaaattacgCGTGCCCATAAGCGTTTTTGCAGTTTGAATGCACACAAGGATTTTGCAACCACATCAAAACAATCATCACAAGACAGACAGTCTCGTTTCAAGCTTCAAAATGTTGCTGATTTTGGCCATAAATATGCACAAAATGTGTGGATAAAAACATATGAGAGGATTGTTAGATGGCAAAACATCCATCAGATAAACTATTGGAAATTAACCGCTCAACGGTTAAAGGCAGAAAACAACAGGTTACAGCAGCAACTCTTATGCAAAAAGGTAACACCCGAATATGAAAAACACACAGTTAGAAGCACCAGATTTCACTTAAATAATCATAACGATCCGTATGGAGATACTGAGAACGAAGATTCAGACGATTCCGTTG AGGTCAGAAGAAGCTGCATTGGTAAAACAGCGTCAACGGGAAATACAAACACAGAATTTGATGAAGACTTCCTGGCCTTCATGGAAGTATCCGCACGGCATAGATTCGAATataggaaattgaaaaatcaatgcattaattaa